A genomic window from Fusarium falciforme chromosome 2, complete sequence includes:
- a CDS encoding 4a-hydroxytetrahydrobiopterin dehydratase — protein sequence MPLLRPSTRLPGLLRQASTMAQPRFSAGTDAASVTPALKALLTSDGGRWTLAKDGAALERQFKFKTFAKTWDFMTGVALQCKIKNHHPEWSNVYNTTFVRWTTHNPAGLSDKDIDMAAQCDTLAAQLGELPPEPVPEAAVEAEGQSCAIRGLADRAAGAAGDCCTPKSK from the exons ATGCCCCTTCTCCGTCCCTCGACCCGTCTCCCCGGTCTCCTCCGTCAAGCTTCAACCATGGCCCAGCCACGATTCTCTGCCGGCACCGACGCCGCGAGCGTCACGCCAGCCCTCAAGGCTCTGCTCACATCCGACGGCGGGCGCTGGACGCTTGCCAAGGATGGTGCGGCGCTGGAGAGGCAGTTCAAGTTTAAGACTTTTGCAAAGACGTGG GACTTCATGACAGGTGTGGCACTCCAATGCAAGATTAAAAACCACCACCCAGAGTGGTCTAAT GTCTACAACACCACCTTTGTCCGCTGGACGACCCACAACCCAGCCGGCCTCTCAGACAAGGATATCGACATGGCCGCCCAGTGTGACACTCTCGCCGCACAGCTAGGTGAGCTGCCCCCGGAGCCAGTGCCCGAGGCGGCGGTCGAGGCGGAGGGGCAGAGCTGCGCGATCCGAGGGCTGGCTGACCgggctgctggtgctgcagGGGACTGCTGTACGCCAAAGAGTAAATGA